A window of the Gemmatirosa kalamazoonensis genome harbors these coding sequences:
- a CDS encoding type IV pilus secretin family protein gives MKVGTLITAAAALHATAPVTPAHAASAWLAAGVRRSAVAEAPAPDAARGAVTAVRVAPAGTAGAEIAVRVDRQVEVQDFTLDSPFRIVLDISGAQLAHAARAYDGVVRGGVTNVRLSQFRAGIVRVVVELDGSHRYEVRKTDGEVRLVVKGGATDFAPWQSAGIASVVAAQPAPQAAPPAAEQPAEQPPVARPAPAPTRLAVRQPEKIADKPVEKPAERPAIAKAAVDKPAFEKARDSEPEPTRAEPASRVAVAPRITVTYQDADIHDVVAAFAAFSGRTIIVGRDVTGQVTAEIKEQPWDVALGALLRSQGLAATEDKSGIITVDSYKNIASTRAVEPLVTQIVEVNYAKASSLLPIVQTLLSRDCGTTVGNDVVGAASGATANSAAATQAGASTATRTCLVRGAVTADTSTNKLLVTDVPSHLPEITARLQELDVRTPQVAIKAKIVFVNRTGLEDIGVSYDLGTGTQQFFNSLVKRIDPSTRKPVDTNGDGVPDAMGGGSPFDGDRISVGGNALSALANANNAMTPSALNLIYSATIGRFQLTSFLNVLQQTSLADVQSEPSIVTLNNRTAEIFVGQQIPIRVIDASAGGNSGGGGGGNFPRATVRLEEAGIKLSVTPQVTNNRKVVLTVSAENSNAQAASSDVGVIFNRQRADNQLLVGDGETAVIGGLTVTETSKAKTGIPFLVDLPLIGRLFGQTTTSQVKRDLLILITPHILEDGETAPTNRR, from the coding sequence ATGAAGGTAGGGACGCTGATCACCGCCGCGGCCGCGCTGCACGCGACCGCGCCCGTCACTCCGGCGCACGCCGCGAGCGCCTGGCTCGCCGCCGGCGTGCGGCGTAGCGCGGTGGCCGAGGCGCCCGCGCCCGACGCCGCCCGGGGCGCCGTCACCGCCGTGCGCGTCGCGCCGGCCGGCACCGCCGGAGCCGAGATCGCCGTGCGCGTCGACCGGCAGGTCGAGGTGCAGGACTTCACGCTCGACTCGCCGTTCCGCATCGTGCTCGACATCTCCGGCGCGCAGCTCGCGCACGCCGCCCGCGCCTACGATGGCGTCGTGCGCGGCGGCGTGACCAACGTCCGGCTGTCGCAGTTCCGCGCCGGCATCGTCCGCGTCGTCGTGGAGCTCGACGGCTCGCACCGCTACGAGGTGCGCAAGACCGACGGCGAGGTCCGCCTCGTCGTGAAGGGCGGCGCCACCGACTTCGCCCCGTGGCAGAGCGCCGGCATCGCCAGCGTCGTCGCCGCGCAGCCCGCGCCGCAGGCCGCGCCGCCCGCGGCCGAGCAGCCCGCCGAGCAGCCGCCCGTCGCGCGCCCCGCGCCCGCCCCGACCCGCCTCGCCGTTAGGCAGCCGGAGAAGATCGCGGACAAGCCGGTCGAGAAGCCGGCCGAGCGCCCGGCGATCGCCAAGGCCGCGGTCGACAAGCCGGCGTTCGAGAAGGCGCGCGACAGCGAGCCCGAGCCGACGCGTGCCGAGCCCGCGAGCCGCGTCGCCGTCGCGCCGCGCATCACCGTCACGTACCAGGACGCCGACATCCACGACGTCGTCGCCGCGTTCGCCGCGTTCTCCGGCCGCACGATCATCGTCGGCCGCGACGTCACGGGGCAGGTGACCGCCGAGATCAAGGAGCAGCCGTGGGACGTCGCGCTCGGCGCGCTCCTCCGGTCGCAAGGGCTCGCCGCCACCGAGGACAAGAGCGGCATCATCACCGTCGACAGCTACAAGAACATCGCCTCCACGCGCGCCGTCGAGCCGCTCGTCACGCAGATCGTCGAGGTGAACTACGCGAAGGCCTCGTCGCTGCTGCCGATCGTCCAGACGCTGCTCTCGCGCGACTGCGGCACCACCGTCGGCAACGACGTCGTCGGCGCCGCCTCCGGCGCCACGGCCAACTCGGCCGCCGCGACGCAGGCGGGCGCGTCGACCGCCACGCGCACCTGCCTCGTGCGCGGCGCCGTCACCGCCGACACGTCGACCAACAAGCTGCTCGTCACCGACGTCCCGTCGCACCTCCCCGAGATCACCGCGCGGCTGCAGGAGCTCGACGTCCGCACGCCGCAGGTCGCGATCAAGGCGAAGATCGTCTTCGTCAATCGCACGGGCCTCGAGGACATCGGCGTCTCGTACGACCTCGGCACCGGCACCCAGCAGTTCTTCAACTCGCTCGTCAAGCGCATCGACCCGTCGACGCGCAAGCCGGTCGACACGAACGGCGACGGCGTGCCGGACGCGATGGGCGGCGGCTCGCCGTTCGACGGCGACCGCATCTCGGTCGGCGGCAACGCGCTCTCCGCGCTCGCGAACGCGAACAACGCGATGACGCCGTCGGCGCTGAACCTGATCTACTCGGCCACCATCGGCCGCTTCCAGCTCACGTCGTTCCTCAACGTGCTCCAGCAGACGTCGCTCGCCGACGTGCAGTCGGAGCCGAGCATCGTGACGCTGAACAACCGGACGGCCGAGATCTTCGTCGGCCAGCAGATCCCGATCCGCGTCATCGACGCGAGCGCGGGCGGCAACAGCGGCGGCGGCGGCGGCGGGAACTTCCCGCGCGCCACGGTGCGCCTCGAGGAGGCGGGCATCAAGCTCTCCGTCACGCCGCAGGTCACGAACAACCGCAAGGTCGTCCTCACGGTCAGCGCGGAGAACTCCAACGCGCAGGCCGCGTCGAGCGACGTCGGCGTGATCTTCAACCGCCAGCGCGCCGACAACCAGCTCCTCGTCGGCGACGGCGAGACGGCGGTCATCGGCGGCCTCACGGTCACCGAGACGTCGAAGGCGAAGACCGGCATCCCGTTCCTCGTCGACCTGCCGCTCATCGGCCGCCTGTTCGGCCAGACCACGACGTCGC
- a CDS encoding type 4a pilus biogenesis protein PilO: MTKLRDEAARTGAGLEAMRRLVPTEREVPALLEEISTAARRAGLEVSGVVPDPVLKGDEFDTYRYKITVVGGYHRLSTFLANVGSLPRIVAPVAFTLTPAPDAAQAPVKPGVTRPPQLAASVTLQTYVAHGIATAPADTVAVRPVANTGEILP; encoded by the coding sequence ATGACGAAGCTGCGCGACGAGGCCGCCCGCACCGGCGCCGGCCTCGAGGCGATGCGCCGGCTCGTGCCGACCGAGCGTGAGGTCCCCGCGCTGCTCGAGGAGATCTCCACCGCCGCGCGTCGCGCGGGGCTCGAGGTCAGCGGCGTCGTGCCGGATCCCGTGCTGAAGGGCGACGAGTTCGACACGTACCGCTACAAGATCACCGTCGTCGGCGGCTACCACCGGCTCTCGACGTTCCTCGCGAACGTCGGCTCGCTGCCGCGCATCGTCGCGCCGGTCGCGTTCACGCTCACGCCCGCGCCCGACGCCGCCCAGGCGCCGGTGAAGCCGGGCGTGACGCGCCCGCCGCAGCTCGCCGCCTCGGTCACGCTGCAGACGTACGTCGCGCACGGCATCGCGACGGCGCCCGCCGACACCGTCGCCGTGCGGCCGGTCGCCAACACCGGGGAGATCCTGCCATGA
- a CDS encoding PilN domain-containing protein — protein sequence MLIHINLHPEGGRRRRRGLPKASPAIGRALAPLRDKYLIGAVVAVVASCGAVAALHLTQTAEAAELTQQEEAAQRDSARFAGVIAARAKVLARRDSLGRELRIITAIDSTRYTWAHLLDEVSATLPPYTWLSSVTQTSAPPAPPTTVVGKAGAKPVADTKAAAPNGAKATTDSVPTLRFRVVGQTVDLQALTLFMRDLEASPFVRNVQLVNSAPAAQQVQGSSRELTEFTLDAEYERPTRDVLRTVTISVPVR from the coding sequence ATGCTGATCCACATCAACCTGCATCCCGAGGGCGGGCGCCGCCGGCGCCGCGGGCTCCCGAAGGCGAGCCCCGCGATCGGCCGCGCGCTCGCGCCGCTACGCGACAAGTACCTCATCGGTGCCGTCGTCGCCGTGGTCGCGTCGTGCGGCGCCGTCGCGGCGCTCCACCTCACGCAGACCGCCGAAGCCGCGGAGCTGACGCAGCAGGAGGAGGCCGCGCAGCGCGACTCCGCCCGCTTCGCCGGCGTCATCGCGGCGCGCGCGAAGGTGCTCGCGCGGCGCGACTCGCTCGGCCGCGAGCTGCGCATCATCACCGCCATCGACAGCACGCGCTACACGTGGGCGCACCTGCTCGACGAGGTGAGCGCGACGCTGCCGCCGTACACCTGGCTCTCCAGCGTGACCCAGACGAGCGCGCCGCCGGCGCCGCCGACGACCGTCGTGGGGAAGGCCGGCGCGAAGCCGGTGGCCGACACGAAGGCCGCCGCGCCTAACGGTGCGAAGGCGACGACCGACAGCGTGCCGACGCTCCGCTTCCGCGTCGTCGGCCAGACGGTCGACCTGCAGGCCCTGACGCTGTTCATGCGCGACCTCGAAGCCTCGCCGTTCGTGCGCAACGTGCAGCTCGTGAACTCCGCGCCCGCCGCGCAGCAGGTGCAGGGCAGCTCGCGCGAGCTCACCGAGTTCACGCTCGACGCGGAGTACGAGCGCCCGACGCGCGACGTGCTGCGCACCGTGACCATCTCCGTCCCGGTGAGGTGA
- the pilM gene encoding type IV pilus assembly protein PilM produces the protein MALFRRNRTTVGLDIGSGLVKAAVVDHGKDLPELVKVAVTPLGADAIVDGEVMDPALVADAVRETLHAAGVKPKGLVVAVGGRDVIVKRIRSERVPEAQARELMRFEAEQHVPFDMDSVQLDFQILDPEGEGREMTVLLVAAKRELVDAKLRLLGEAGADVALVDVDAFALHNAFAANYPDALEGVVALANVGHDVTNVNILDDGVPALTRDLACGTRRVREDLQREHGLSSREAEQLLRAGASDPRLDAVLARHAEDIAAGVERAAAFLESASRSAGPLRALYLCGGGAQIPGLAQAIAGRLRVNVEAASPLAALAVRDGALDDVDAAAVAPLLMLPIGLALRAAA, from the coding sequence ATGGCGCTATTCCGCCGCAACCGCACCACCGTGGGCCTCGACATCGGCTCCGGGCTCGTGAAGGCCGCCGTGGTGGATCACGGCAAGGACCTTCCGGAGCTCGTCAAGGTGGCCGTCACTCCACTCGGCGCCGACGCGATCGTCGACGGCGAGGTGATGGATCCGGCGCTCGTCGCCGACGCCGTGCGCGAGACGCTGCACGCCGCGGGCGTGAAGCCGAAGGGACTCGTCGTCGCCGTCGGCGGACGCGACGTCATCGTGAAGCGCATCCGCAGCGAGCGCGTCCCCGAAGCGCAGGCGCGTGAGCTGATGCGCTTCGAGGCCGAGCAGCACGTGCCGTTCGACATGGACTCCGTGCAGCTCGACTTCCAGATCCTCGACCCCGAGGGCGAGGGCCGCGAGATGACCGTGCTGCTCGTCGCCGCGAAGCGCGAGCTCGTCGACGCGAAGCTGCGCCTGCTCGGTGAGGCCGGCGCCGACGTGGCGCTCGTCGACGTCGACGCGTTCGCGCTGCACAACGCGTTCGCCGCGAACTATCCGGACGCGCTCGAGGGCGTGGTCGCGCTCGCGAACGTCGGCCACGACGTGACCAACGTGAACATCCTCGACGACGGCGTGCCGGCGCTCACGCGCGACCTCGCCTGCGGCACGCGCCGCGTCCGCGAGGATCTGCAGCGCGAGCACGGCCTGTCGTCGCGCGAGGCCGAACAGCTGCTGCGCGCCGGCGCGTCGGACCCGCGGCTCGACGCGGTGCTCGCGCGGCATGCGGAAGACATCGCGGCCGGCGTCGAGCGCGCGGCCGCGTTCCTCGAGTCGGCGTCGCGCTCCGCGGGCCCGCTCCGCGCGCTCTACCTGTGCGGCGGCGGCGCGCAGATCCCCGGGCTCGCCCAGGCGATCGCCGGCCGTCTTCGCGTGAACGTGGAGGCGGCGAGCCCACTCGCCGCGCTCGCCGTGCGTGACGGCGCGCTCGACGACGTCGACGCGGCCGCGGTCGCGCCGCTGCTCATGCTCCCCATCGGGCTCGCGCTCCGCGCGGCGGCCTAA
- a CDS encoding prepilin-type N-terminal cleavage/methylation domain-containing protein produces MLPFIEPQRTRRTQRTAHDTPLRPLRPLRFIRRAAGFTLVELLVSLVLLGVLTATVADVVARQWRLQGALDARRAARAQLAAAADALRPALRMAAGTRDAADSSDLVVVSDTLLELRAATGASVVCGVVDPSTIDLVPLATAPPALSWWRAAPQPGDVALVHVDDASGGAWIARDVESVGGTTVGCAASPLAATAQPRPRLRLTMPLPGAVAPGAPVRLARRVRWLHYRSGGLWYLGEREWDGAAWTGTQPVAGPLRPPGSRGGLTIVARDSAGNALVGSVVSSRVVRVDVVVRADVPSLTGVRGATSVDSVAFVVAPRGG; encoded by the coding sequence ATGTTGCCTTTCATTGAACCACAGAGGACGCGGAGGACGCAGAGGACTGCACATGACACTCCTCTGCGTCCTCTGCGTCCTCTGCGGTTCATTCGAAGAGCAGCAGGCTTCACCCTGGTCGAGCTGCTCGTCTCCCTCGTGCTGCTCGGCGTGCTCACCGCGACCGTCGCCGACGTCGTCGCGCGGCAGTGGCGGCTGCAGGGCGCGCTCGACGCGCGGCGCGCCGCGCGCGCACAGCTCGCTGCCGCGGCCGACGCGCTCCGGCCCGCGCTCCGCATGGCCGCCGGCACCCGCGACGCGGCCGACTCGTCGGACCTCGTGGTCGTGAGCGACACGCTGCTCGAGCTGCGCGCGGCCACCGGCGCATCGGTCGTCTGCGGCGTGGTCGACCCGAGCACGATCGATCTCGTGCCGCTCGCCACCGCGCCGCCCGCGCTGAGCTGGTGGCGCGCCGCGCCGCAGCCGGGCGACGTCGCGCTCGTGCACGTGGACGACGCGTCGGGCGGCGCGTGGATCGCGCGCGACGTCGAATCGGTCGGCGGCACCACGGTTGGATGCGCGGCCTCGCCGCTCGCGGCGACCGCGCAGCCGCGGCCGCGCCTCCGCCTAACGATGCCGCTGCCGGGGGCCGTCGCGCCCGGCGCACCGGTCCGGCTCGCGCGCCGGGTACGGTGGCTCCACTACCGCTCCGGCGGCCTGTGGTACCTCGGCGAGCGTGAATGGGACGGCGCGGCGTGGACGGGCACGCAGCCGGTCGCGGGGCCGCTCCGCCCACCGGGCTCGCGCGGGGGCCTCACGATCGTCGCGCGCGACTCGGCGGGGAACGCGCTCGTCGGATCGGTGGTGTCCTCGCGCGTCGTGCGCGTCGACGTCGTCGTGCGCGCCGACGTGCCGTCGCTCACCGGCGTGCGCGGGGCGACGTCGGTCGACTCGGTGGCGTTCGTCGTCGCGCCGCGCGGAGGCTGA
- a CDS encoding prepilin-type N-terminal cleavage/methylation domain-containing protein, producing the protein MRARDGRRGFTIAELLVALGLLVVGLLALAGTATQLARAESRAVASERAAALLADRLERVASSPCADGAGGNATRVAAEAWSTWTVDSVHWLADSVRWTSSGAPVRSASIGAPVRCGR; encoded by the coding sequence ATGCGAGCGAGAGATGGGAGACGCGGGTTCACGATCGCCGAGCTGCTCGTCGCGCTCGGCCTGCTGGTCGTCGGGCTGCTCGCGCTGGCGGGCACCGCGACGCAGCTCGCGCGCGCCGAGTCGCGCGCCGTCGCGAGCGAGCGCGCCGCCGCGCTGCTCGCCGATCGACTCGAGCGCGTGGCCTCGTCACCGTGCGCCGACGGCGCGGGCGGCAACGCCACGCGGGTCGCCGCCGAGGCGTGGAGCACCTGGACCGTCGACAGCGTGCACTGGCTCGCGGACTCGGTGCGCTGGACGTCGAGCGGCGCGCCCGTCCGGTCGGCCTCGATCGGCGCGCCGGTGCGCTGCGGTCGGTGA
- a CDS encoding sensor histidine kinase → MPESTPTDPIDPYVPPPLLRALARRVALLAALAAVAGALVALGALRVAGGESLGTGLLAAAAAAAVLSVAGIVLTRRWGRRELSERYQRLAEQLRAEQAQRARVEKLATVGHMAAGIAHEVGNPLAAIAGYAHVLRTRGATIPGVGDVLDALERETARIDRIVRGLLDFARPRRVTPSAVDVNDVLAGARRLLNDQGVLRRIRVAEDLDRAAPTVFAERHELEQVFVNLLLNAADAMERVGRIALRTRIVPVDELRAPRGRAGDVPGEYVPHKPHRRVAEWLSGAVRAPGLVAQVVVADSGPGIAPDDVERVFDPFFTTKSASRGTGLGLAVVARIVDALGGAVWVQRAREGGAAFVIVLPLADGHAQSARRAAFAEPIEDALQLPLFVRNDSTPPATD, encoded by the coding sequence ATGCCGGAGTCGACTCCGACGGATCCGATCGATCCCTACGTCCCGCCGCCGCTGCTCCGCGCCCTCGCGCGCCGCGTCGCGCTGCTCGCCGCCCTCGCGGCGGTGGCCGGCGCGCTCGTCGCGTTGGGCGCCCTGCGCGTCGCCGGCGGTGAATCGTTAGGCACCGGCCTGCTCGCCGCCGCGGCGGCGGCCGCCGTGCTCTCCGTCGCCGGCATCGTGCTCACGCGCCGCTGGGGGCGCCGCGAGCTGAGCGAGCGCTATCAGCGTCTCGCCGAGCAGCTCCGCGCGGAGCAGGCGCAGCGCGCGCGCGTGGAGAAGCTCGCGACCGTGGGGCACATGGCCGCCGGCATCGCGCACGAGGTGGGGAACCCGCTCGCCGCGATCGCCGGCTACGCGCACGTGCTCCGCACGCGCGGCGCCACGATCCCCGGCGTCGGCGACGTGCTCGACGCGCTCGAGCGCGAGACGGCGCGCATCGACCGCATCGTGCGCGGCCTGCTCGACTTCGCGCGCCCGCGCCGCGTGACCCCGAGCGCGGTCGACGTGAACGACGTCCTCGCCGGCGCGCGCCGCCTGCTCAACGACCAGGGCGTGCTGCGCCGCATCCGCGTCGCCGAGGATCTCGACCGCGCGGCGCCGACGGTGTTCGCCGAGCGGCACGAGCTGGAGCAGGTGTTCGTGAACCTGCTGCTGAACGCCGCCGACGCGATGGAGCGCGTGGGACGGATCGCGCTGCGCACGCGCATCGTCCCGGTCGACGAGCTGCGCGCGCCGCGCGGACGTGCCGGCGACGTGCCGGGCGAGTACGTGCCGCACAAGCCGCATCGCCGCGTCGCGGAGTGGCTCTCCGGCGCGGTGCGCGCGCCGGGGCTCGTGGCGCAGGTCGTCGTCGCCGACTCCGGTCCCGGCATCGCGCCCGACGACGTGGAGCGCGTGTTCGATCCGTTTTTCACGACGAAGTCCGCCAGCCGCGGCACGGGGCTCGGCCTCGCCGTCGTGGCGCGCATCGTCGATGCGCTGGGCGGCGCGGTGTGGGTGCAGCGGGCGCGCGAGGGCGGCGCCGCGTTCGTCATCGTGCTCCCACTGGCCGACGGCCACGCCCAGTCGGCACGACGCGCCGCGTTCGCCGAGCCGATCGAGGACGCGCTGCAGCTCCCGCTGTTCGTGCGCAACGATTCGACCCCTCCCGCGACGGATTGA
- a CDS encoding type IV pilin protein, translating into MMQNTNRKGFTLIELLIVVVIIGILAAIAIPKFSSTKEKAYMATMKADLKNLTNVQEAFYSDSGRYAKQSELTGNYLWNLSQGNAIQGVDGDATGWSAAITNPAVKAVTSCNIFAGGPTGAAATNKGSATADGAPLCK; encoded by the coding sequence ATGATGCAGAACACGAACCGCAAGGGCTTCACGCTGATCGAGCTTCTGATCGTCGTCGTCATCATCGGCATTCTCGCCGCGATCGCGATCCCGAAGTTCTCGTCGACCAAGGAGAAGGCGTACATGGCGACGATGAAGGCGGACCTGAAGAACCTCACGAACGTGCAGGAGGCCTTCTACTCCGACTCCGGCCGCTACGCGAAGCAGAGCGAGCTGACGGGTAACTACCTGTGGAACCTGAGCCAGGGCAACGCGATCCAGGGCGTCGACGGCGATGCGACCGGCTGGTCGGCCGCGATCACGAACCCGGCGGTCAAGGCGGTCACGAGCTGCAACATCTTCGCGGGCGGCCCGACGGGCGCCGCGGCGACGAACAAGGGCTCGGCCACGGCCGACGGCGCGCCGCTCTGTAAGTAA
- a CDS encoding sigma-54-dependent transcriptional regulator → MTPSPLARHQDMSCSVLLIDDETSILDSLRILLKEEGFAVHAAHGGRAGLEQIAALKPDVVLSDVRMPGVDGLQVLDAARAQDPDTPVILMTAQATLQSAIQAVNAGAYYYLQKPFRNDELVATVRRAAEHRTLRVENTSLKQELKRRGGSSAAPPVGQSRAWREALRLAETVAPTDSTVLVTGESGTGKEVVARLIHERSGRLGGPFLSVNCGALPEGLLESELFGHMKGSFTGAVKDKQGLFAAATGGTFFLDEIGETTPATQVKLLRVLQQREIIPVGATEAVPVDARLVAATNRDLEDEVRRGGFRGDLYYRLNVITVHLPPLRDRRDDIPLLADAFLRRSAAHRGDSPKTLAPQALDAMMAYDWPGNVRELENALERAVILTAGDTIAAASLPERVSERRAEPLVSERAPASPTLEAIERAYVTWVLQNESGNKSRAAEVLGIDPSTLYRKLARYGVD, encoded by the coding sequence ATGACCCCATCGCCGCTGGCGCGTCATCAGGACATGAGCTGCTCCGTCCTCCTCATCGACGACGAAACGTCGATCCTCGACTCGCTGCGCATCCTCCTCAAGGAGGAGGGCTTCGCCGTGCACGCCGCGCACGGGGGCCGCGCGGGGCTCGAGCAGATCGCCGCGCTGAAGCCCGACGTCGTGCTGAGCGACGTGCGCATGCCCGGCGTCGACGGGCTGCAGGTGCTCGACGCGGCGCGCGCGCAGGACCCGGACACGCCGGTGATCCTCATGACCGCGCAGGCGACGCTGCAGAGCGCCATCCAGGCGGTGAACGCGGGCGCGTACTACTACCTCCAGAAGCCGTTCCGCAACGACGAGCTGGTGGCCACGGTGCGCCGCGCCGCCGAGCATCGCACGCTGCGCGTCGAGAACACGTCGCTGAAGCAGGAGCTGAAGCGGCGCGGTGGATCGTCGGCCGCGCCACCGGTGGGGCAGAGCCGCGCGTGGCGCGAGGCGCTGCGGCTGGCGGAGACCGTCGCGCCGACCGACAGCACGGTGCTCGTCACCGGCGAGAGCGGCACGGGCAAGGAGGTCGTCGCGCGCCTCATCCACGAGCGCTCCGGACGACTCGGCGGACCGTTCCTCTCCGTGAACTGCGGCGCGCTCCCCGAGGGGCTGCTGGAAAGTGAGCTGTTCGGCCACATGAAGGGCTCCTTCACCGGCGCGGTGAAGGACAAGCAGGGTCTGTTCGCGGCGGCGACCGGCGGCACGTTCTTCCTCGACGAGATCGGCGAGACGACGCCGGCGACGCAGGTGAAGCTCCTGCGCGTGCTGCAGCAGCGCGAGATCATCCCCGTGGGCGCGACGGAAGCGGTGCCGGTCGATGCGCGCCTCGTCGCGGCGACGAACCGCGACCTCGAGGACGAGGTGCGGCGCGGCGGCTTCCGCGGCGATCTGTACTACCGGTTGAACGTCATCACGGTGCACCTGCCGCCGCTGCGCGATCGTCGCGACGACATCCCGCTGCTCGCCGACGCGTTCCTGCGCCGATCCGCGGCGCACCGCGGCGACTCGCCGAAGACGCTCGCGCCGCAGGCCCTCGACGCGATGATGGCCTACGACTGGCCCGGCAACGTGCGCGAGCTGGAGAACGCGCTGGAGCGCGCCGTGATCCTCACCGCCGGCGACACCATCGCCGCCGCGTCGCTGCCCGAGCGTGTGTCCGAGCGACGCGCCGAGCCGCTCGTGAGCGAGCGCGCGCCGGCGTCGCCCACGCTGGAGGCGATCGAGCGCGCGTACGTCACGTGGGTGCTGCAGAACGAGAGCGGCAACAAGAGCCGCGCGGCCGAGGTGCTGGGGATCGACCCGTCGACGCTCTACCGCAAGCTCGCCCGCTACGGCGTCGACTGA
- a CDS encoding two-component system sensor histidine kinase NtrB, translating into MLDPRQIVRWVHVARLTVAAAILLAAVFVWTSATRNDTLVATLAFAGAVLWTGAAIALDRRPRDDAGPSTLVVAANVLCDLALVTAVVHVTGAGASQFVALYVLVVAYAALLLPAVGGALAVAAADVLYAADAAWLRPYATSGGIGLQVALFGVVAVASGWVGARMRAAGTGGHRLTAALARASVEAADILRAMNSGILTVDADGVLLYANPAASALLGVALHERLGAPVLESIAERSPELAHALRRAAVERERTTRAEGTVARADGLRRIGVTTTAGADDARTGTAIFSDITDSKRIDALHARAGRLEAIAELSASLAHEIKNPLASIRSAVEQLARRSARRAAAAGEDDEDERTLSTLIVRESDRLSRLLSEFLDFARARVRRVERVDVASVARDAAQLAAAHPSRAEDVRIDVDAPEGSDGAAVLVDGDEELLHRALFNLALNAVQATPAGGRVRIEVQLPEAAELPPGIAFAGGAVAVHVSDGGRGIDPETLDRLFDPFFTTKPTGSGLGLAVVHRVVEAHRGVVLVEAGGGGSGARFTLLLPRAAEGMGTTAERAAA; encoded by the coding sequence ATGCTGGACCCGCGCCAGATCGTGCGCTGGGTCCACGTGGCGCGGCTCACGGTCGCCGCGGCGATCCTGCTCGCGGCGGTGTTCGTGTGGACGAGCGCCACCCGCAACGACACCCTCGTCGCGACGCTGGCGTTCGCCGGCGCGGTGCTGTGGACCGGCGCCGCGATCGCCCTCGACCGCCGGCCGCGGGACGACGCGGGCCCCTCGACGCTGGTGGTCGCCGCGAACGTCCTCTGCGACCTCGCGCTCGTCACGGCGGTGGTCCACGTCACCGGCGCCGGCGCGTCGCAGTTCGTCGCGCTCTATGTGCTCGTGGTGGCGTACGCCGCGCTGCTCCTGCCGGCCGTCGGCGGCGCGCTCGCCGTGGCCGCCGCGGACGTGCTCTACGCCGCCGATGCCGCGTGGCTGCGCCCGTACGCCACCTCCGGCGGCATCGGCCTCCAGGTCGCGCTGTTCGGCGTCGTCGCGGTCGCGAGCGGGTGGGTGGGGGCGCGGATGCGCGCCGCGGGCACCGGCGGCCACCGGCTCACCGCGGCGCTCGCGCGGGCGAGCGTGGAGGCGGCCGACATCCTCCGCGCGATGAACAGCGGCATCCTCACGGTCGACGCGGACGGGGTGCTGCTCTACGCGAACCCCGCGGCCTCGGCGCTGCTCGGCGTCGCGCTCCACGAGCGGCTCGGCGCCCCGGTGCTCGAGTCCATCGCCGAGCGGTCGCCGGAGCTCGCACACGCGCTGCGGCGCGCCGCGGTGGAGCGCGAGCGGACCACGCGCGCCGAGGGCACCGTGGCGCGCGCCGACGGCTTGCGGCGCATCGGCGTGACGACGACCGCGGGCGCGGACGACGCGCGCACCGGGACCGCGATCTTCTCCGACATCACGGACTCCAAGCGGATCGACGCGCTGCACGCGCGCGCCGGTCGGCTGGAGGCGATCGCCGAGCTCTCGGCGTCGCTGGCGCACGAGATCAAGAACCCGCTCGCGTCGATCCGCAGCGCGGTGGAGCAGCTCGCGCGGCGCAGTGCGCGACGCGCCGCCGCAGCCGGGGAGGACGACGAGGACGAGCGCACGCTCTCCACGCTCATCGTGCGCGAGAGCGATCGCCTGAGCCGCCTGCTGAGCGAGTTCCTCGACTTCGCGCGCGCCCGCGTGCGCCGCGTGGAGCGGGTGGACGTCGCGTCGGTGGCGCGCGACGCGGCGCAGCTCGCGGCCGCGCACCCGTCGCGCGCCGAGGACGTGCGCATCGACGTGGACGCGCCCGAAGGCAGCGACGGCGCCGCGGTGCTCGTCGACGGCGACGAGGAGCTGCTGCATCGCGCGCTGTTCAACCTCGCGCTGAACGCGGTGCAGGCGACGCCGGCCGGGGGACGCGTGCGCATCGAGGTGCAGCTGCCGGAGGCCGCGGAGCTGCCGCCCGGCATCGCGTTCGCGGGCGGCGCCGTCGCGGTGCACGTGTCGGACGGTGGCCGCGGCATCGACCCGGAGACGCTCGACCGGCTGTTCGACCCGTTCTTCACGACGAAGCCGACCGGCAGTGGGCTCGGTCTCGCGGTGGTGCACCGCGTGGTGGAAGCGCACCGCGGCGTGGTGCTCGTGGAGGCGGGCGGGGGAGGGAGCGGGGCGCGGTTCACGCTGCTGCTGCCGCGGGCCGCCGAGGGGATGGGGACGACGGCGGAGCGGGCGGCGGCGTAG